In Nocardioides sp. W7, the genomic stretch CCGGCGCGTCCGCCGGCACCTCTGCAGGCTCGTCGGCGTCCGTGGTCAGCACCTCTTCGAGGGCGGCCTGGCCGTAGATGGCGGCGCCCTTGGCGACGGCCAGGTCGAAGTCGGTGTCGACCGGGGTCCAGCCGAGCTGGTCACGCAGCGCCGCACCGATCATCGGCATCCGTGAGGACCCACCGACCAGGAGGACCTGGTCGATGGTCAGGCCGGGGCGCTTCTCCTGCGCCTTGGCGACCACCCGCTGGGAGATGTCGAGCGTCTGGGTGACGAGGTCCCGGGTCGCCTGTTCGAACTCGGCCCGGGTCACCACCACCTGCTCGTCCCACTGTCCCAGCCGGCACCGCACGGTCGTCTGTTCGCGACGGGTCAGCGCCTTCTTGGTCTCCTCCGCCGAGCCTCGCACCTCTGCCATGAACAGGTCGTTGTCGTGGGCGTCCTCCGCCGACGCGCCAGACTGTTCGGAGAACTTCCGGATGATCAGGTCGACCAGCGCCAGATCCCAGTCGGCGCCGCCGAGCAGGCGGTTGCCGTCGATGGCGATGACGTCAGCCTCGCCCGGGCCGATCTGCAGGACGGTCGTGTCGAAGGTGCCGCCGCCGAGGTCATAGATCAGGACCGTCTGCTGCTGCTCGCCCCGCACCGCCGACAGCGCGGCCGCGACCGGCTCGGTGACGATGCCGACGACCTCGAGGCCGGCGATCGCGCCGGCCTGTCGGGTCGCCTCACGCGCCTGGATCCCGAAGTACGCCGGGACGGTGATGACCACCTTGTCGACCTGGCTGCCGGTCGAGTTGTTCGCCGTACGCACCAGCTCGCCCAGGATGAGCGCCGAGATGCTCTCCGGGCCGTGGCTCCTGCCCTGGA encodes the following:
- a CDS encoding Hsp70 family protein, encoding MSDTVYGIDLGTTYSALARINELGQAEVVPNFEGEPATPSVVYFEGERNVVVGAEAKRTLLSDPDNACALVKRHMGTEHPLEFQGRSHGPESISALILGELVRTANNSTGSQVDKVVITVPAYFGIQAREATRQAGAIAGLEVVGIVTEPVAAALSAVRGEQQQTVLIYDLGGGTFDTTVLQIGPGEADVIAIDGNRLLGGADWDLALVDLIIRKFSEQSGASAEDAHDNDLFMAEVRGSAEETKKALTRREQTTVRCRLGQWDEQVVVTRAEFEQATRDLVTQTLDISQRVVAKAQEKRPGLTIDQVLLVGGSSRMPMIGAALRDQLGWTPVDTDFDLAVAKGAAIYGQAALEEVLTTDADEPAEVPADAPARPYLRGARSLNVSNVLSRGLGVYLIDSQTDEPMIEFLVHANDSLPATPPTLPARTRVAQQPSVRVRLFEQVGERESRVPGENRELKAQELPLPPMDAGAPIEITLEVTSEGLARVQAFDPTNGGRIDFEVLVAQLDQEQVDKFTEEHDAITLRS